In Archangium violaceum, the following are encoded in one genomic region:
- a CDS encoding metallophosphoesterase, giving the protein MEFLMKIGLPAPDSEVFVISDLHVGGQPVEGERGFRLMTEPGRLASFIRHVAARSGPVELVINGDFIDFLAERHEQVPHWRAWNQDEQTALDLLERMTSREPDADVFKALAEFVAAGHSLTVLLGNHDIELSYPRVRQALLSKLGPFDFVYDNEALVRGDAVIEHGNRYDRFNQVDHDGLRRLRSAMSRRDEDLSRAAFSAPPGSRMVADVMNPMKEQFAFVDLLKPETGAVIPTLLALDPSSKGKLRGIIESLAPSISRGIDSTGQVKFAGDMSAPARGTGPALDMGMGASGWASPAGSPHGESVLGERGTREFSQSLFAGDIGAGDRLAWFSSLASLFARSGPTLEQRLPVLLRALRTLASDQSFSRDVETEAPYMTAVTRLLGSGFRYVVFGHTHLPKHIRLDGGEYLNSGTWADRIRLPEAIFHSDEQRALSALREFVEDLQFGRLGKWIFREYTYVKLQLESRWGRARVAAATLETWPSAPNAG; this is encoded by the coding sequence GTGGAGTTCCTGATGAAGATAGGTCTACCCGCCCCTGATTCTGAAGTCTTCGTCATCTCCGACCTGCATGTCGGCGGCCAGCCGGTGGAGGGTGAACGGGGCTTCCGGCTGATGACGGAGCCGGGTCGCCTCGCGAGCTTCATCCGGCATGTCGCGGCGCGCTCAGGCCCCGTGGAGTTGGTCATCAACGGAGACTTCATCGACTTCCTGGCGGAGCGTCACGAGCAGGTGCCGCACTGGCGTGCCTGGAATCAGGACGAGCAGACGGCTCTGGATTTGCTCGAGAGGATGACGTCACGAGAGCCCGATGCGGACGTTTTCAAAGCGCTCGCGGAATTCGTCGCAGCGGGTCACTCTCTGACAGTGCTGCTCGGCAATCACGACATCGAGCTGTCCTACCCACGGGTTCGGCAGGCACTCCTCTCGAAGCTCGGACCGTTCGACTTCGTCTATGACAACGAGGCACTGGTTCGGGGGGACGCGGTCATCGAGCACGGGAACCGATACGACCGCTTCAACCAGGTCGACCACGATGGGTTGCGACGTCTGCGCTCAGCGATGTCCCGCCGCGATGAGGACCTGAGCCGCGCGGCGTTCTCTGCCCCTCCCGGTAGCCGGATGGTCGCCGACGTGATGAACCCGATGAAGGAGCAGTTCGCCTTCGTCGACCTGCTGAAGCCTGAGACGGGAGCGGTCATCCCGACGCTGCTCGCGCTGGACCCCTCGTCGAAGGGGAAACTGCGCGGCATCATCGAGAGCTTGGCACCCAGCATCTCGCGTGGCATCGACTCGACCGGCCAGGTGAAATTCGCGGGCGACATGTCCGCGCCGGCGAGGGGCACTGGCCCGGCGCTGGACATGGGGATGGGCGCGAGTGGATGGGCGTCGCCGGCCGGGTCTCCCCATGGGGAGAGTGTCCTGGGCGAGCGCGGGACGCGGGAGTTCTCACAAAGCTTGTTCGCGGGGGACATCGGCGCTGGCGACCGCTTGGCCTGGTTCTCGAGCCTCGCCAGCCTCTTCGCGCGGAGCGGCCCGACGCTCGAGCAGCGCCTCCCGGTCCTGCTCCGTGCCCTGCGCACCCTGGCATCGGACCAGAGCTTCTCGCGCGATGTCGAGACCGAGGCCCCATACATGACGGCCGTGACCCGCCTGCTGGGCTCCGGGTTCCGCTACGTGGTGTTCGGCCACACGCACCTGCCGAAGCACATCCGCCTCGACGGAGGCGAGTACCTGAACTCTGGCACCTGGGCTGACCGCATTCGCCTGCCCGAGGCCATCTTCCACTCGGACGAGCAGCGGGCGCTGAGCGCCCTGCGGGAGTTCGTCGAAGACCTCCAATTCGGTCGGCTGGGGAAGTGGATTTTCCGGGAGTACACCTACGTGAAGCTCCAGCTCGAGTCGCGGTGGGGTCGGGCACGCGTGGCCGCAGCCACTCTCGAAACATGGCCGAGCGCACCGAATGCGGGCTGA
- a CDS encoding helicase-related protein, protein MNSSPSTGPSVVVAELGPTNTGKTHRAIERMLEHDTGMIGLPLRLLAREVYDRVTARVGEGRVALMTGEEKRLPPRPDYWICTVEAMPTDRTVDFLAVDEIQLAAHRERGHVFTDRLLHARGRRETWFLGADTMRPMVQALIPHASMKRATRLSQLRYSGTRSLKSLPPRSAVVAFSADRVYELAEALRRLRGGVAVVLGALSPRTRNAQVAMYQSGEVQYLVATDAIGMGLNLDLNHVAFAALSKFDGAEQRDLFPDELAQIAGRAGRHLNDGSFGTLNTLSELPPRVVSAIESHRFPAVRSLIWRNSTLDFSSPDSLLDSLSRAPRHAAFVRVERADDFDALRELSHVPAIREIATDRATVEMLWQVCQIPDFRKGLFGQHVALLRETFLQLSEGDGKLEQDWLARQVSPLDDVSGDIHTLMDRLAAIRIWTYISHRSSWLHDAEQWQERTRRIEDALGDALHERLVERFVQRAARRSARRFVRAAASPQSASDSPFAKLGLLLGEVPGAEGGAMTEEQFVQRVVDATHDAFQVDASGSISFDGQPLGRLVPGKDRRSPQIALAEPEVWTGGARQRLERRLVALARDLVTEAMGGFPAEALTGAGRSAPMRGLAYRLAEGLGVITQGEAREQWRLLDDEEREHLRTLGVCEGQRYLYVAEALAPQVLERRCMLTALFHRSPSPRSVPREPALAVAELGGWSARAFGYEVLGPVALRIDVVERLAEALRHPQGARQVHTLLQELGLESGVRTRVLRELGGQSGRPPLKRRRRRRGGKAPTAPDKSGADKQPAHAGVGSPRFREQ, encoded by the coding sequence ATGAACTCCAGCCCATCCACCGGGCCGTCTGTCGTCGTAGCGGAGCTGGGGCCCACCAATACGGGGAAGACCCACCGGGCCATCGAGCGCATGCTCGAGCACGACACGGGCATGATCGGCTTGCCGCTGCGCCTGCTCGCTCGCGAGGTTTACGACCGGGTGACCGCTCGAGTGGGCGAGGGGCGGGTCGCCCTGATGACCGGCGAAGAGAAACGCCTGCCGCCACGGCCCGACTACTGGATTTGTACAGTCGAGGCGATGCCGACCGACCGAACGGTCGACTTCCTCGCCGTGGATGAGATCCAGCTCGCCGCCCACCGGGAGCGCGGGCACGTCTTCACCGACCGGCTGCTCCACGCGCGTGGGCGCCGGGAGACCTGGTTCCTCGGCGCGGACACGATGCGGCCGATGGTCCAGGCGCTCATCCCCCATGCGTCGATGAAGCGCGCCACCCGCCTGTCCCAGCTTCGCTACTCCGGGACCCGCTCCCTGAAGAGCCTTCCTCCGCGCTCGGCCGTGGTCGCGTTCTCCGCGGACCGCGTGTACGAGCTCGCCGAGGCGCTGCGCCGCCTCCGGGGCGGGGTGGCCGTGGTGCTGGGCGCGCTCTCCCCGAGGACGCGCAATGCCCAGGTGGCGATGTACCAGTCCGGGGAGGTCCAGTACCTCGTGGCCACCGATGCCATCGGCATGGGACTCAACCTCGACCTCAACCACGTGGCCTTCGCGGCGCTCTCCAAGTTCGACGGCGCCGAGCAGCGGGACCTCTTCCCGGACGAGCTGGCCCAGATCGCCGGCCGCGCGGGGCGCCACTTGAATGACGGGAGCTTCGGGACCCTGAACACGCTGTCCGAGCTGCCTCCACGGGTGGTTTCGGCCATCGAGTCACACCGGTTCCCAGCGGTCCGCAGCCTCATCTGGCGCAATTCGACGCTCGATTTCTCGAGCCCGGACTCCCTGCTCGATTCGCTGTCGCGAGCTCCGCGCCACGCTGCCTTCGTCCGGGTGGAGCGCGCGGACGACTTCGATGCGCTCCGGGAGCTCTCGCACGTTCCCGCCATTCGAGAGATCGCCACCGACCGGGCCACGGTCGAGATGCTGTGGCAGGTCTGCCAGATTCCGGATTTCCGCAAGGGACTCTTCGGTCAGCACGTCGCGCTGTTGCGTGAGACCTTCCTTCAGCTCTCCGAGGGTGACGGGAAGCTGGAGCAGGACTGGCTGGCCAGACAGGTGTCTCCGCTCGATGATGTCTCCGGAGACATCCACACGCTGATGGACCGGCTGGCCGCCATCCGCATCTGGACGTACATCAGTCATCGTTCGAGCTGGCTGCACGACGCCGAGCAGTGGCAGGAGCGCACCCGCCGCATCGAGGACGCGTTGGGCGATGCCCTTCATGAGCGGCTCGTGGAGCGCTTCGTGCAGCGGGCCGCGCGCAGGAGTGCACGCCGGTTCGTGAGAGCCGCCGCGAGCCCTCAGTCCGCGTCGGACAGCCCCTTCGCCAAGTTGGGGCTCCTGCTGGGGGAGGTGCCAGGCGCTGAGGGCGGCGCGATGACGGAGGAGCAGTTCGTCCAGCGGGTGGTCGACGCGACGCATGACGCCTTCCAGGTGGACGCGTCGGGAAGCATCTCGTTCGATGGTCAGCCGCTGGGCCGTCTGGTTCCCGGGAAGGACCGGCGCTCTCCGCAGATCGCGCTCGCGGAGCCGGAGGTCTGGACCGGAGGCGCGCGGCAGCGGCTCGAGCGCCGTCTGGTGGCGCTGGCGCGCGATCTCGTCACCGAGGCCATGGGCGGCTTTCCCGCCGAGGCCCTCACCGGAGCGGGTCGCTCCGCGCCGATGCGGGGCCTCGCCTACCGTCTGGCCGAGGGGCTGGGAGTGATTACCCAGGGTGAGGCGCGCGAGCAGTGGCGGCTCCTGGATGACGAGGAACGAGAGCACTTGAGGACGCTGGGCGTGTGCGAGGGGCAGCGCTACCTCTACGTCGCCGAGGCGCTCGCACCGCAGGTGCTCGAACGGCGCTGCATGCTGACGGCGCTGTTCCATCGGAGTCCGTCACCCAGGAGCGTTCCCCGAGAACCGGCTCTCGCGGTCGCGGAGCTTGGCGGCTGGAGTGCGCGAGCCTTCGGATATGAGGTGCTCGGTCCCGTGGCGTTGCGGATCGATGTCGTCGAGCGGCTCGCCGAGGCGCTGCGCCACCCGCAGGGGGCTCGGCAGGTGCACACGTTGCTGCAAGAGCTGGGTCTGGAGAGCGGTGTTCGCACGCGGGTGCTGCGAGAGCTCGGAGGACAGTCCGGGCGCCCTCCGTTGAAGAGGCGGCGGCGACGGAGGGGAGGCAAAGCGCCGACGGCTCCTGACAAGAGTGGAGCCGATAAGCAACCAGCTCATGCTGGCGTGGGCTCGCCCCGGTTTCGTGAACAGTAG
- the asnB gene encoding asparagine synthase (glutamine-hydrolyzing) — protein MCGLVAWYSEERPVQAEALHRAVGALRHRGPDGEGLWLSGDRRVALGHRRLALVDVEGGAQPLSNEDGSVRAIVNGELYGHERLRAELEARGHRFRTRSDSEVLVHLYEEHGAGCLRHLRGEFAFVLWDGRNRMLLAGRDRFGVKPLCYAQVDGGLWLASEAKALLAAGLPAAWDEAAFFHAASLQYVPPDRTLFAGVRQVPPGHMVLAVDGHLRVQRYWDLDVPRLEGERPVRTEAEWVEGVRTRLEEAVRLRLRGDVPVAFQLSGGLDSSAVVGLAARESAEPIHCFTLAFEAEGYDELALAEETAARVGAVLHPVRVGQEALVEGLPEAVAQGEGLAINGHLVAKHLLSRAVREAGFKVVLTGEGSDEVFAGYPHLRRDLLQAEAAGAGRTERLGKLEETNLASAGVQLPEGESLPLEAVRRALGFVPGFLEAKGTLGRRVHGVLTEEYLRRFEGRDAYAVLMAGVDVEGQLEGRHRVEQSLYLWTKLALANYILRTLGDGMEMAHGVEGRLPFLDGELHGFARAVPMELKIRGPVEKYVLREAMKPYLTEAVYRRQKHPLMAPPLTLFGSSRAQGLVQDVLRGSAFKTQPFFDPGKVLALLERLPTLTPRERVAQEPVLMMALTTALLQERYRLSAVCS, from the coding sequence GTGTGCGGGCTGGTGGCGTGGTACTCGGAGGAGCGGCCCGTACAGGCCGAGGCGCTGCACCGGGCGGTGGGAGCGTTGCGCCACCGCGGACCGGACGGAGAAGGGCTGTGGCTGTCCGGAGACCGGCGGGTGGCGCTGGGGCACCGGCGGCTGGCGCTGGTGGACGTGGAGGGCGGAGCCCAGCCGCTCTCCAACGAGGACGGGTCCGTGAGGGCCATCGTCAACGGCGAGCTGTACGGGCACGAGCGGCTGCGGGCGGAGCTGGAGGCACGAGGGCACCGCTTCCGGACGCGCTCGGACAGCGAGGTGCTGGTGCACCTGTACGAGGAGCACGGAGCCGGCTGCCTGCGCCACCTGCGCGGCGAGTTCGCCTTCGTGCTGTGGGACGGGCGCAACCGGATGCTGCTGGCGGGGAGGGACCGCTTCGGCGTCAAGCCGCTGTGCTACGCGCAGGTGGACGGAGGGCTGTGGCTGGCCTCGGAGGCGAAGGCGCTGCTGGCGGCGGGGCTGCCCGCGGCGTGGGACGAGGCCGCCTTCTTCCACGCGGCGAGCCTCCAGTATGTGCCGCCGGACCGGACGTTGTTCGCGGGCGTGAGGCAGGTGCCGCCAGGGCACATGGTGCTGGCGGTGGACGGACACCTCCGGGTGCAACGGTACTGGGACCTGGATGTGCCGCGCCTGGAGGGGGAACGACCGGTGCGCACGGAGGCCGAGTGGGTGGAGGGGGTGCGGACACGGCTGGAGGAGGCGGTCCGGCTGCGGCTGAGGGGAGACGTGCCGGTGGCGTTCCAGCTCAGCGGAGGGCTGGACTCGAGCGCCGTGGTGGGACTGGCGGCGAGAGAGAGCGCGGAGCCCATCCACTGCTTCACGCTCGCCTTCGAGGCGGAGGGCTATGACGAGCTGGCGCTGGCCGAGGAGACGGCGGCGCGAGTGGGGGCGGTGCTGCACCCGGTGCGGGTGGGGCAGGAAGCGCTGGTGGAGGGCCTGCCCGAGGCGGTGGCGCAAGGAGAGGGGCTGGCCATCAACGGGCACCTGGTGGCCAAGCACCTGCTGAGCCGGGCGGTGCGCGAGGCGGGCTTCAAGGTGGTGCTGACGGGAGAGGGCTCGGACGAGGTGTTCGCGGGCTACCCGCATCTGCGACGAGACCTGCTCCAGGCGGAGGCCGCGGGAGCGGGAAGGACCGAGCGGCTGGGGAAGCTGGAGGAGACGAACCTGGCGTCCGCGGGGGTACAACTGCCCGAGGGCGAGTCCCTGCCGCTGGAGGCGGTACGGAGGGCATTGGGCTTCGTGCCGGGCTTCCTGGAGGCGAAGGGAACGCTGGGCAGACGGGTGCACGGGGTCCTGACGGAAGAGTACCTGCGGCGCTTCGAGGGTCGGGACGCGTACGCGGTGCTGATGGCGGGAGTGGACGTGGAGGGCCAGCTCGAGGGCCGGCACCGCGTGGAGCAGTCGCTGTACCTGTGGACGAAGCTGGCGCTGGCCAACTACATCCTGCGGACGCTGGGCGACGGGATGGAGATGGCACACGGCGTCGAGGGACGACTGCCCTTCCTGGACGGTGAGCTGCATGGCTTCGCGCGCGCGGTGCCGATGGAGCTGAAGATCCGGGGACCGGTGGAGAAGTACGTGCTGCGCGAGGCGATGAAGCCGTACCTGACGGAAGCGGTCTACCGCAGGCAGAAACACCCGCTGATGGCGCCGCCCCTGACACTGTTTGGCTCATCGAGGGCACAGGGACTGGTGCAAGACGTGCTGCGCGGCAGTGCCTTCAAGACACAGCCCTTCTTCGACCCGGGGAAGGTCCTGGCGTTGCTGGAGCGGCTGCCCACGCTCACGCCACGAGAGCGGGTGGCGCAGGAGCCGGTGCTGATGATGGCATTGACGACCGCCCTGCTACAGGAGCGCTACCGGCTCTCAGCGGTGTGCTCCTGA
- a CDS encoding zinc-dependent alcohol dehydrogenase: protein MRALVKDERTVGLREVPRPVASREDDVIIQVAVAGLCRTDVYVAEGRLPVRPPLVLGHELAGTVAEVGRAVRGLTPGERVTVHPLLACGECPGCRRSERCGRPAQLGVHHDGAFAEYVRVPASAVHRLPPGLPFMLGAYVEPVAAALGVLEAGMRPGQRGLIYGDNRIAQLTRRVLAAHGLNEVPLYAPRRGERLAADAYDFIIETELSDQALADMLEALRPGGTLVLKSRRHEPVALPVARAVLKDVTLKAVSYGPFSEALALLAGGRLKVDDLLGEVHPLEAHAALFEAAGRSEERKVFFAPGRG, encoded by the coding sequence ATGAGGGCTCTGGTCAAGGACGAACGCACGGTGGGGCTGCGCGAGGTACCTCGGCCGGTGGCGTCGCGCGAGGATGACGTCATCATCCAGGTGGCGGTGGCGGGCCTGTGCCGCACGGACGTGTACGTGGCCGAGGGCCGGCTACCGGTGCGACCTCCGCTGGTGCTGGGCCACGAGCTGGCGGGCACGGTGGCCGAGGTGGGCCGGGCGGTGCGAGGCCTGACACCGGGCGAGCGAGTCACGGTCCACCCGCTGCTGGCGTGCGGGGAGTGTCCCGGGTGTCGGAGGAGCGAGCGGTGCGGGCGGCCAGCGCAGCTGGGGGTACACCACGATGGGGCCTTCGCCGAGTACGTGCGGGTGCCGGCCTCGGCGGTGCACCGGCTGCCTCCCGGGTTGCCCTTCATGCTGGGGGCCTATGTGGAGCCGGTGGCCGCGGCGCTGGGAGTGCTGGAGGCGGGGATGCGGCCCGGTCAGCGGGGGCTCATCTACGGGGACAACCGCATCGCCCAGCTCACGCGGCGGGTGCTGGCGGCGCACGGGCTGAACGAGGTGCCGCTGTACGCGCCGCGCCGTGGAGAGCGGCTGGCGGCGGATGCGTACGACTTCATCATCGAGACGGAGCTCTCCGACCAGGCACTGGCGGACATGCTGGAGGCGCTGCGTCCGGGCGGCACGCTGGTGCTCAAGAGCCGGCGGCACGAGCCGGTGGCGCTGCCCGTGGCGCGGGCGGTGCTCAAGGACGTGACGCTGAAGGCGGTGTCCTACGGCCCCTTCTCCGAGGCGCTCGCGCTGCTGGCCGGGGGCCGGTTGAAGGTGGACGACCTGCTGGGCGAGGTGCACCCGCTGGAGGCGCACGCGGCGCTCTTCGAGGCGGCGGGACGCAGCGAGGAGCGCAAGGTTTTCTTCGCCCCGGGCAGGGGCTGA
- a CDS encoding Caspase domain-containing protein: protein MTRGFRGKDGLAVLLCAGALGCVRAPVIEDGGGDEEWTSASSEEAAPEVSEPQPPIEAIPAPPRASNFLVMGGGSEPARNEIALEKNVLYFQRTLQALGLAPDSASIYFANGNDGKATVRYLGEGSRELFKAPEVPHLKGPATLERFLEWVEQSARSTPQRPVFIYFTGHGGLNGRNLNNNHLALWDSDTLTVRAFGLFLGRLPSTTPVVTVMSQCYAGSFANFIYQDANPRRPVVAQPRCGFFATVEYRPSVGCTPEVNEADYRDYSSSFFAGLAGVSRTGMAVGSADRDGDGRVSYAEAHAFAKVDGETTDLPVSTSEAWLQRRVKIGDLRRFLSAPIVEVSRTGRPEQRYVVESLVRRLRFVAERSWVDNIQTTTPETEESDAYAMRLRMELLNIGMEQKVRASGDSPSLAVLDRLLQCEGGSWDTPSGPATVPVAPLSESTAR from the coding sequence ATGACGCGAGGATTCAGGGGCAAGGACGGCCTGGCCGTGCTGCTGTGCGCGGGGGCGCTGGGGTGTGTACGGGCTCCTGTCATCGAGGACGGTGGCGGCGACGAGGAGTGGACCTCCGCCTCGAGTGAGGAAGCGGCGCCCGAGGTTTCCGAGCCCCAGCCTCCCATCGAAGCCATTCCCGCCCCTCCGCGTGCCTCCAACTTCCTGGTGATGGGCGGAGGCAGCGAGCCCGCGCGAAATGAGATCGCCCTGGAGAAGAACGTCCTCTACTTCCAACGGACGCTCCAGGCGCTCGGGCTCGCTCCCGATTCCGCCTCCATCTACTTCGCCAATGGGAATGACGGGAAGGCCACGGTCCGCTATCTCGGCGAGGGCTCGCGCGAGTTGTTCAAGGCCCCCGAGGTCCCCCACCTCAAGGGACCGGCGACCCTGGAGCGCTTCCTGGAGTGGGTGGAGCAGAGCGCCCGGAGCACGCCCCAGCGGCCGGTCTTCATCTACTTCACGGGCCACGGTGGCCTGAACGGCCGGAACCTGAACAACAACCACCTGGCGCTCTGGGACTCGGACACGCTGACGGTGAGGGCCTTCGGTCTCTTCCTGGGCAGGCTTCCGAGCACCACACCGGTCGTCACGGTGATGTCGCAGTGCTACGCCGGCTCGTTCGCCAACTTCATCTACCAGGACGCCAATCCCCGGCGGCCCGTGGTGGCGCAGCCCCGCTGTGGCTTCTTCGCCACCGTGGAGTACCGCCCGTCCGTCGGGTGCACCCCGGAGGTGAACGAGGCGGACTACCGGGACTACAGTTCCAGCTTCTTCGCGGGGCTCGCGGGCGTCAGCCGGACGGGGATGGCGGTGGGCTCGGCCGACCGGGACGGAGACGGACGGGTGAGCTACGCCGAGGCCCATGCGTTCGCCAAGGTGGATGGCGAGACGACGGATCTGCCCGTCTCCACATCGGAGGCCTGGTTGCAGCGGCGCGTGAAGATCGGCGACCTGCGCCGCTTCCTCTCCGCCCCCATTGTCGAGGTATCGCGGACCGGACGCCCGGAGCAGCGCTACGTGGTGGAGTCGCTCGTGCGGAGGTTGCGCTTCGTCGCCGAGCGCTCCTGGGTCGACAACATCCAGACCACGACGCCGGAAACGGAAGAGTCCGACGCCTATGCCATGCGTCTGCGCATGGAGTTGCTCAACATCGGCATGGAGCAGAAGGTCCGTGCGTCGGGGGATTCGCCATCGCTCGCCGTTCTCGATCGCCTGCTCCAGTGCGAGGGGGGCTCCTGGGACACGCCTTCGGGTCCAGCCACGGTTCCGGTGGCCCCCTTGTCCGAATCGACCGCACGGTGA
- a CDS encoding Type 1 glutamine amidotransferase-like domain-containing protein: MRSPRKPLFLLADSSLLFWRSGDKPFLERLRLLTDADLAVGPIRAAYLGASNGDEPAFFDIFTAAMELAGISHCRMIPSRPTAEDRDWLARAHVILLAGGDPLLGWKSFQENGLEAVLRERYLDGAVLMGISAGAMQLGTRAWSESGPGPEALFPVLGLAPFLVGVHEQPDWTELKRAVRGAGPGARGIGIPAGGGALLHPDQTLEPMRHPLVELRYEEGSWRETPLFPPRVLR, from the coding sequence ATGAGGTCTCCTCGCAAGCCCCTCTTCCTGCTCGCGGACAGCTCACTGCTGTTCTGGCGCAGTGGGGACAAGCCCTTCCTGGAGCGTCTCCGCCTGTTGACGGATGCGGACCTCGCGGTTGGCCCCATCCGAGCGGCCTACCTGGGCGCATCCAACGGGGACGAGCCCGCCTTCTTCGACATCTTCACCGCCGCCATGGAGCTGGCCGGCATCTCCCACTGCCGGATGATTCCCTCGCGGCCCACGGCCGAGGACCGTGATTGGCTCGCACGGGCGCACGTCATCCTGCTGGCGGGAGGAGATCCGCTCCTGGGGTGGAAGTCCTTCCAGGAGAATGGCCTGGAGGCCGTCCTGCGGGAGCGCTACCTCGACGGCGCGGTCCTCATGGGCATCTCCGCGGGCGCGATGCAGCTCGGAACGCGGGCGTGGAGCGAGTCCGGGCCCGGTCCCGAGGCGCTGTTCCCGGTCCTCGGGTTGGCCCCATTCCTCGTGGGGGTCCACGAGCAGCCGGACTGGACGGAGTTGAAGCGTGCGGTGCGGGGGGCCGGCCCGGGGGCTCGCGGAATCGGCATTCCAGCGGGGGGAGGAGCCCTCCTGCATCCGGACCAGACCCTGGAGCCCATGCGCCACCCCTTGGTCGAGCTCCGCTATGAGGAGGGCTCCTGGCGCGAGACCCCGCTCTTCCCACCGCGGGTACTTCGTTAG
- a CDS encoding DUF1552 domain-containing protein gives MLTNLSRRSILQALAGTALAAPFGAKAQTQTPPLRFIALFTPHGTVPEYWAPRGGETDFDISYPNSILAPLDKHRSKLLILDGLDYRVLYEHGTMGHEGAPVTFLTGSKVLMKGGEEFPEGISLDQELAQAAHIGGATRFRSMNLNAWEGGLSPQSKYNSISFASNAARMPFELNPFDVYTRLFGDMADPGDPEAARRALARRRSLVDFLTKDASRLRGRLGTDERQKLDSHLQALRDMEKRLESSGLAGCSKPVWDPAHDYNQYEITELDLYPTLVQLHMQLIARAFACDLTRVVTLFMAGPPMPWLDINEDVHHNIAHMLDSGDASQREATRLRMVKVQLWYTRQVAYLMDQLAAVPEGNGTALDNTVILWGNELANPAGHTGVGVPIVLAGGAGGRFRMGRYLRLRPGVDPLSTWTGSGILQGAVAHNKLLVSIANAFGLPKRTTFGHPDYIGELPGLV, from the coding sequence ATGCTCACGAACCTCTCCCGCCGCTCCATCCTCCAGGCGCTGGCTGGCACGGCCCTGGCCGCGCCGTTCGGGGCGAAGGCCCAGACCCAGACGCCGCCCTTGCGCTTCATCGCCCTGTTCACCCCGCACGGGACGGTGCCCGAGTACTGGGCACCACGGGGTGGCGAGACGGACTTCGACATCAGCTACCCGAACTCCATCCTCGCGCCGCTCGACAAGCACCGCTCCAAGCTGCTCATCCTGGACGGGCTGGACTACAGGGTGCTCTACGAGCACGGCACCATGGGCCACGAGGGCGCGCCGGTCACCTTCCTCACCGGGAGCAAGGTGCTCATGAAGGGGGGCGAGGAGTTCCCCGAGGGCATCTCGCTGGACCAGGAGCTGGCCCAGGCCGCGCACATCGGCGGCGCCACCCGCTTCCGCTCGATGAACCTCAATGCGTGGGAGGGCGGCCTCTCCCCGCAGAGCAAGTACAACAGCATCAGCTTCGCCTCCAATGCCGCCCGCATGCCGTTCGAGCTCAACCCGTTCGACGTCTACACGCGGCTGTTCGGTGACATGGCGGACCCGGGAGACCCCGAGGCCGCGCGGCGTGCGCTCGCGCGCCGCAGGAGCCTGGTGGACTTCCTCACCAAGGACGCCTCACGGCTGCGGGGACGGCTGGGCACCGACGAGCGCCAGAAGCTCGACTCGCACCTGCAGGCCCTGCGGGACATGGAGAAGCGCCTCGAGTCCTCCGGTCTGGCGGGCTGCTCCAAGCCCGTGTGGGATCCCGCACACGACTACAACCAGTACGAAATCACCGAACTGGACCTGTACCCGACGCTCGTCCAGTTGCACATGCAGCTCATCGCCCGTGCGTTCGCGTGCGACCTCACCCGCGTGGTCACCCTGTTCATGGCGGGGCCGCCCATGCCGTGGCTGGACATCAACGAGGACGTGCACCACAACATCGCGCACATGCTGGACTCGGGAGATGCGAGCCAGCGCGAGGCCACGCGGCTGCGGATGGTGAAGGTGCAGCTCTGGTACACCCGGCAGGTGGCGTACCTGATGGACCAGCTCGCCGCCGTGCCCGAGGGGAACGGTACCGCGCTCGACAACACCGTCATCCTGTGGGGGAACGAGCTGGCCAACCCCGCGGGGCACACAGGGGTGGGCGTCCCCATCGTGCTGGCGGGTGGCGCGGGCGGCAGGTTCCGGATGGGCCGCTACCTGCGGCTGCGCCCTGGAGTGGATCCGCTCAGCACCTGGACGGGCTCGGGGATCCTCCAGGGCGCCGTCGCCCACAACAAGCTGCTCGTCTCCATCGCCAACGCCTTCGGGCTCCCGAAGAGGACGACGTTCGGGCACCCGGACTACATCGGGGAGCTCCCGGGCCTCGTCTGA